Proteins encoded in a region of the Synechococcus sp. BIOS-U3-1 genome:
- a CDS encoding NAD-dependent epimerase/dehydratase family protein, which yields MKVLVLGGDGFCGWPCAVNLADQGHDVVIVDNLSRRKIDIDLEVESLTPIANIGDRLKAWEEIGGKPMRFVHMDIAHEYERLVDLLNQDKPEAVVHFAEQRAAPYSMKSSATKRYTVDNNVNGTHNLLAAIVESGQDIHVVHLGTMGVYGYGSHRGATIPEGYLKVEVPQPDGSRFEEEILHPASPGSVYHMTKTLDQLLFLYYNKNDKVRITDLHQGIVWGTNTEATDRDPRLTNRFDYDGDYGTVLNRFLMQAAIGYPLTVHGTGGQTRAFIHIRDSVRCVQLALDNPPEQGERVKIFNQMTESHQVGELAKKVAAITGAKVNNLPNPRNEAVENDLIVDNRCFIELGLNPTTLDDGLLKEVVEIATRYADRCDRNRILCTSAWTKTQATAISSAS from the coding sequence GTGAAAGTTCTTGTTCTCGGTGGTGACGGCTTCTGCGGCTGGCCCTGCGCCGTGAATCTGGCGGATCAGGGCCACGACGTTGTGATTGTGGACAACCTGAGCCGCCGCAAGATCGACATCGACCTGGAGGTTGAATCGCTCACACCGATCGCAAACATCGGTGATCGCCTGAAAGCCTGGGAAGAGATAGGCGGCAAGCCCATGCGCTTCGTGCACATGGATATCGCTCACGAGTACGAGCGCCTGGTGGATCTGCTCAACCAGGACAAGCCAGAAGCGGTGGTGCACTTCGCCGAGCAGCGCGCAGCTCCCTATTCGATGAAAAGCAGCGCGACCAAGCGCTACACCGTCGACAACAACGTCAACGGCACCCACAACCTGCTAGCCGCCATCGTGGAATCCGGCCAGGACATTCATGTGGTCCATCTGGGCACAATGGGCGTCTACGGATACGGCTCCCACAGAGGCGCCACGATCCCTGAGGGCTACTTGAAAGTGGAGGTGCCCCAGCCCGATGGCAGTCGCTTCGAAGAAGAGATCCTCCACCCAGCCAGCCCTGGCAGCGTCTATCACATGACCAAGACGCTGGATCAGCTTCTCTTCCTTTACTACAACAAGAACGACAAGGTGCGCATCACAGACCTGCATCAGGGCATCGTCTGGGGCACGAACACTGAAGCGACGGATCGCGACCCACGGCTGACCAACCGCTTTGATTACGACGGCGACTACGGAACGGTGCTCAATCGCTTTCTGATGCAGGCGGCCATTGGCTATCCACTCACCGTGCATGGCACAGGAGGCCAGACCCGCGCCTTCATTCACATCCGCGACTCCGTGCGCTGCGTCCAGTTGGCTCTGGACAACCCCCCAGAACAAGGCGAACGGGTCAAGATCTTTAACCAGATGACCGAAAGCCATCAGGTGGGTGAACTGGCCAAAAAAGTTGCAGCCATCACTGGGGCCAAGGTGAACAACCTGCCCAACCCCCGCAACGAAGCCGTTGAAAACGATCTAATCGTCGACAACCGATGTTTCATTGAGCTGGGGCTCAACCCCACCACACTCGATGACGGTCTGTTGAAGGAAGTGGTGGAAATCGCCACCCGCTACGCCGATCGCTGCGATCGCAACCGCATCCTCTGTACCTCTGCCTGGACTAAAACCCAGGCAACCGCCATCAGCTCCGCCTCCTGA
- the psb34 gene encoding photosystem II assembly protein Psb34 yields MQVTTEDGGRLNAFAKEPRMEVMAKDTSRSSASRALIISGSVLVVALMALTVAIS; encoded by the coding sequence ATGCAGGTCACAACCGAAGACGGTGGACGTCTGAATGCCTTCGCCAAGGAGCCCCGAATGGAGGTCATGGCCAAGGACACCAGCCGCAGCAGTGCCTCCAGAGCCTTGATCATCAGCGGCTCAGTGCTGGTGGTGGCACTGATGGCCCTGACCGTGGCGATCAGCTGA
- a CDS encoding thiazole synthase, with amino-acid sequence MASTPSSTDPLLIGGRQFNSRLLTGTGKYPDLDAMQQSLVRSDCDMVTVAVRRVQTVAAGHAGLMEAIDWKRIWMLPNTAGCANAEEAVRVARLGRELAKLAGQEDNTFVKLEVIPDSRHLLPDPFGTLEAAEQLVKEGFTVLPYINADPLLAQRLEEVGCATVMPLGSPIGSGQGLRNASNIALIIENAGVPVVVDAGIGVPSEAAAALEMGADAVLVNSAIALAGDPAAMAEAMGQAVQAGRTAYLSGRLPKREQASASSPTTGLVR; translated from the coding sequence ATGGCTTCGACCCCGTCCAGCACTGACCCACTTCTGATCGGTGGTCGGCAGTTCAACAGCAGGCTGTTGACCGGCACGGGCAAATATCCGGATCTGGATGCGATGCAACAAAGCCTCGTTCGCTCCGATTGCGACATGGTGACCGTGGCCGTCAGACGGGTTCAAACCGTGGCAGCTGGACATGCCGGACTCATGGAAGCGATCGACTGGAAACGCATCTGGATGCTGCCCAACACCGCTGGCTGTGCCAATGCTGAGGAAGCCGTGCGTGTGGCCAGGCTGGGACGTGAGCTGGCCAAACTGGCAGGCCAGGAAGACAACACGTTCGTCAAGCTGGAGGTGATTCCCGACAGTCGTCACCTTTTGCCTGATCCCTTTGGAACGCTTGAGGCTGCTGAACAGCTTGTGAAGGAGGGATTCACGGTGCTGCCCTACATCAATGCCGATCCGTTGCTCGCCCAACGACTTGAAGAGGTGGGCTGCGCAACAGTGATGCCTCTTGGTTCACCGATCGGATCGGGACAGGGGCTGCGCAACGCATCAAACATCGCGCTGATCATCGAGAACGCCGGTGTTCCAGTGGTGGTGGATGCGGGAATCGGAGTGCCCAGTGAAGCCGCCGCCGCCCTGGAAATGGGCGCCGATGCCGTTTTGGTGAACAGCGCCATCGCCCTAGCAGGTGACCCTGCGGCGATGGCTGAAGCGATGGGTCAGGCCGTTCAAGCAGGCCGCACTGCTTACCTTTCTGGGCGACTGCCCAAACGCGAACAAGCCAGTGCCAGCTCTCCGACCACAGGCCTGGTCAGGTAA
- the rplT gene encoding 50S ribosomal protein L20 produces the protein MARVKRGNVARKRRNKILRLARGFQGSNGTLFRTANQRVMKALCNAYRDRRRRKRDFRRLWIARINAAARLNGVSYSRLIGGLKKADVRLNRKMLAQMAVVDPSSFASVVNATQG, from the coding sequence ATGGCACGCGTTAAAAGAGGCAACGTCGCCCGTAAGCGTCGCAACAAGATTCTCCGCCTGGCTCGCGGCTTCCAAGGCAGCAACGGAACCCTCTTCCGCACCGCCAATCAGCGAGTGATGAAGGCTCTGTGTAATGCCTACCGCGACCGGCGCCGGCGCAAGCGCGATTTCCGCCGTCTGTGGATTGCCAGAATCAACGCTGCTGCTCGCTTAAACGGTGTGAGCTACAGCCGTTTGATCGGTGGTCTCAAGAAGGCTGATGTGCGCCTGAACCGCAAAATGCTGGCACAAATGGCTGTGGTGGACCCCTCCAGCTTCGCCAGTGTTGTAAACGCAACTCAGGGTTGA
- the rpmI gene encoding 50S ribosomal protein L35: MPKLKTRKAAAKRFKATGTGKFLRRRAFHNHLLDHKSPKLKRHLKTKAVVDRTDEERVALMMPYA; encoded by the coding sequence ATGCCCAAGCTCAAGACCCGCAAAGCAGCCGCCAAGCGGTTCAAAGCAACAGGCACCGGCAAATTCCTGCGTCGTCGCGCGTTCCACAATCACCTCCTGGATCACAAAAGTCCAAAATTGAAGCGTCACCTGAAAACGAAAGCTGTCGTTGACCGCACCGACGAAGAGCGTGTGGCCCTGATGATGCCCTACGCCTAA
- a CDS encoding SpoIID/LytB domain-containing protein → MPLPPSARNSILWVSLDDHLGAGTRSDRSAAPLTLISAGVAPLQLRDRAGKLVLSADRLHFSWRRVALPEALDVARRVAGPFASFESADQIAQRWRAQGVKAQVAHPGEWEVWAPANALDLSEVRLRDVSERISSVVMPVLEGPSGGYTLQGPLQVQASDGLRWNGGVLRGPFRLQADAYGTWTLLEKLPLERYLEGVVPHEIGAGSPAAALQAQAVLARTWALANSHRFALDGYHLCSDTQCQVYSDPRLASSSVRQAIRATSGEVLLWNDQPIHAVYHATNGGVSAHAEEAWDMEPLPYVRVQADGVAAWGQSISLPLRRDQDVQSLLNNGGGAYGAGHPRFRWSRVYTAGQLVQALAAAGQGDAAPTSMSVQKRGPSGRALALEIDRDRGAAPVMLKLDAIRRTLRRLPSTLFVVEAEGSGVWRFQGGGFGHGVGLSQAGAIDLADRGWSAQRILQHYYPGTQLGPFMVPAESAPAEAP, encoded by the coding sequence GTGCCATTGCCGCCCTCGGCCAGGAATTCCATTCTCTGGGTGTCACTGGATGATCATCTCGGGGCAGGAACTCGATCCGATCGTTCGGCTGCTCCATTGACCTTGATCAGCGCGGGAGTTGCTCCTCTGCAACTGCGGGATCGTGCTGGAAAGCTTGTGTTGTCGGCTGACCGGCTGCACTTCAGCTGGCGAAGGGTTGCTCTTCCGGAAGCTCTCGACGTGGCCCGACGGGTTGCGGGACCCTTCGCGAGCTTCGAGTCTGCCGATCAAATCGCTCAGCGATGGCGTGCTCAGGGAGTGAAGGCGCAGGTCGCCCATCCGGGTGAATGGGAGGTTTGGGCCCCCGCTAATGCGCTGGATCTTTCTGAGGTGCGTTTGCGTGATGTCAGTGAGCGCATCAGCAGTGTTGTGATGCCTGTGCTCGAGGGCCCCTCGGGTGGTTACACCCTGCAGGGGCCCTTGCAGGTGCAGGCTTCCGATGGCCTGCGTTGGAACGGTGGTGTTCTGCGCGGACCGTTTCGTCTTCAGGCGGACGCCTACGGCACCTGGACGTTGCTGGAGAAGCTTCCGCTGGAGCGTTATCTCGAGGGAGTGGTGCCTCATGAGATTGGAGCTGGATCCCCAGCGGCGGCTTTGCAGGCCCAGGCCGTGCTTGCCCGCACCTGGGCTTTGGCCAACAGCCATCGCTTTGCTTTGGATGGATATCACCTCTGCAGTGATACCCAATGCCAGGTGTACAGCGATCCACGGCTGGCTAGCTCCAGTGTGCGACAGGCGATCCGTGCCACGTCCGGTGAGGTTTTGTTGTGGAATGACCAGCCGATTCATGCCGTCTATCACGCGACCAATGGCGGAGTCAGTGCGCACGCTGAGGAGGCCTGGGACATGGAGCCACTTCCCTACGTGAGGGTGCAGGCGGATGGTGTGGCCGCCTGGGGTCAGTCGATCTCTTTACCTCTGCGTCGTGACCAGGATGTGCAGTCTCTGCTGAACAACGGCGGTGGTGCCTATGGAGCAGGTCATCCCCGTTTTCGCTGGAGTCGTGTTTACACCGCAGGACAGTTGGTCCAGGCACTTGCCGCTGCCGGTCAAGGCGATGCTGCCCCGACATCGATGAGCGTGCAGAAGCGCGGACCTAGCGGACGGGCTCTCGCCCTTGAGATTGACCGGGATCGTGGAGCGGCACCTGTGATGTTGAAGCTGGATGCCATCCGGCGCACCCTTCGCCGATTGCCCAGCACGTTGTTCGTTGTTGAAGCTGAAGGTTCAGGCGTCTGGCGCTTCCAAGGCGGAGGGTTTGGCCATGGAGTGGGGCTGTCCCAGGCCGGTGCGATCGATCTGGCCGATCGCGGTTGGAGTGCTCAGCGGATCCTTCAGCACTATTACCCCGGAACCCAGTTGGGGCCATTCATGGTGCCTGCCGAGTCCGCTCCTGCTGAGGCCCCCTAA